GAGCCCGCCAACGGCGCCTTTCTCGACACCATCGGCTGGGTGTATTACCAGATGGGAAAATACGAGCTGGCCCTGGAATACATTCAAAAATCCGTGGCCGTGCGTGACAACTCCGCAGAGGTGCTGGAGCATCTCGGCGACGTGTATGACAAGCTCGGCCAACCCGAACGGGCACGTGAATACTGGCAAAAAGCGCTCGAGCTGGAACGTGACCGCGCCAGTGTGAGACAAAAGTTGGGCGTCAGCCGGGACAAACCATGAGCCCGCTTCGTTTCCCGGCAGGTGGCACGCGCCGCACCGGTTTCACCCTGCTGTTCGGCAGTCTGCTGCTGCAGGGGTGCGCGGCCCTGTCCACCTCCCGCAAGCCCGCCGTGTCCGCCACGGCCGCCGAAGTCTACTTGCAGGTGGTGGAGAACTATCGCCGGGTCAAGTCCTTTCGTGGCACCGGCCGCTTGATCATCGACACGCCCGGGCTGCAAACGCATGCACCCGCCACCGTGCTGGTGCGCAAACCGGACTCCATGTTCATCAAACTCGAAGCCGTGTTCGGCATCGATGTCGGTTTCTTCTTCGCCGATGGCCACCGCTTCGAAACCTACTCGCCGCTGGAAAACACCTATTTTTATGGCGACCTCGGCGGCATGCAGGCACTGTTGTTGTTTCAGATGGAAATCACCTACGACGAGTTGATGAGCAGCGCCGTCGGCACCATCCTGCCGCCTTTCGACAGCACTTTCACGATGACCCCGGCAGAGGGGGCTTATCGGTTTGATGGCCGGCGCGGACAGTGGCAGGTGACGTACTGGGTCGACGGCAGCCGCGGCGCCGTGACCCTGGCCGAGCAGCGCGATGAAAACGGCTTGTATGCCCGGCAGACCTTTCGCAGTTTCCGCAAGGTGGAGGGCGTCTGGCTGCCGCGTCTGATTCAGATCGACAAGCCGCGACTGCGCGAGCGCCTGACCCTGTTTTATGACGAGGTGAGGCTCAACCGCAACCTGGCACAGGCAGACTTCAGTATGCGCGTGCCGGCTTCCGCCAGGCGCATCCGAGTGACTCAACCCGCTGATGATGCCGCCGGCCAACCGGACAGCAAGCCATGAATGATTCTCCCGAGACTGCCGAGCAACCCGTGCCGCGGCGCCGGCGTTCTTCGCGCCATCGTCGCCGCCAGCCAAAAGCGAGCCAGGCGGGCGCAGCAGAGAATTCCGCCACCGCTCCCCCGCCGCCCAATTCCCCGGCCGCCGGCGAACTCCAAAAAAAACGGCCGCACCGCCGGGAACTTGGCCGCGAGCCCGCCGGGAAACCCACGCTCTCCGTGGTGGTGCCGTTGTACAACGAAGCGCCGTCACTCGCCGAGCTGCATGAGCGCATTGCCGCTGCGCTGCAGGAACTCGACCTGTCCGCCGAAATCATCTTTGTGGACGACGGCTCGACCGACGGCTCGTTCGAAGTGTTGCAGAACCTGCGCCGCCGCGATGCGCGCGTGCGGGTGTTGCAGTTCCGCCGCAATTATGGCAAGTCCGCCGCGCTGGCGGCGGCCTTCAGCCGGGCGCGCGGCCGCTTTCTCATCACCATGGACGCCGACCTGCAGGACGATCCCGCCGAGATGAAGGCGCTTTTGGAAAAACTCGAAACCGGCTATGACCTCATCTCCGGCTGGAAACGCCGGCGCTATGATTCTTTCATCAAACGCGTCACCTCGAAAATCTTCAACCGTGTCACCGGCAGCCTCACCGGCCTGCGGATTCATGACATCAACTGCGGCCTGAAGGCCTACCGCCGCGAAGTCACGCAAACCATCCCGGTGTATGGCGAACTGCACCGCTACCTCGCCGTGCTGGCGCATCGTGAGGGCTTTCGCGTCGGCGAAATCGAAGTCAAGCACCATCCGCGCAAATATGGCAAGAGCAAATTCGGGCCCTCGCGTTTTACCAAAGGCTTTTTGGATTTGTTGACCGTGCTGTTTCTCACACGCTACACCAAGCGGCCGCTGCATCTCTTTGGCCTGGCCGGGATCATTTCCTTCCTGCTGGGCTTCGGGGTGACCGCCTACCTGGCGGTCGAGCGGCTGTTCTGGTCGGTTTATCTCACCAATCGGCCGCTGTTGTTTCTCGGCATTTTGCTGATGATCATCGGCGTGCAAATGTTTTCCATCGGCCTGCTCGGCGAGATGATCACCGCCACCAGCGCGCCGACGACGGCTTATTCCATCAAGGCGGAGCTGGGCTTTTCTGCCGAGCGGCAATGATGCGCCGGCGCCGCCATGCCCCGCCGGCCGCCTGTGCGAATGCCCAGGATTCATGCCCGCGCTGCTCATGACTGCATCGTACCATCCCGACCCGCAAACCTCCAAGCCCCTGGTCTGGATCGTCATCGTCAACTGGAACGGCAAGGCCGATACCCTCAACTGCCTGGCCTCGTTGCGCCGGATCACCTATCAACCCCATCTGGTGCTGGTGATCGACAATGCCTCGACCGACGGCAGCGTGGCGGCCATCCGCGAGGCTTTCCCCGAGGTGCGGATTTTGGCCAACGCGCGCAACGAGCGTTATGCGCGCGCCAACAATCAGGGCATTGAGCTCGCGCTGGCAGCCGGCGCGGAATTCGTGCTGCTGCTCAACAACGACACCGAAGTGGCGCCGGATTTTCTCGATCATCTCGTGCTGGCCGCGCTGTTTCGCCGGGAAGTCGGCATGGTCGGACCCAAAATCTATTATCATCAGCAGCCGCAGCTCATCTGGTTTGCCGGCGGCAAGATCAACTGGTGGAGCGGGCGCATCTACCATCTCGGCCTGCGCCAGATCGATCACGCCTCGCTGGCCGCGCCGCAAGCAGTGGACTATCTCACCGGCTGTGCCCTGCTGGTGCGCCGCGCCTGTGTGGAAAAAATCGGCCTGCTCGACGAAGCCTATCACATGTATGCGGAAGACGCGGACTGGTGCCAGCGGGCGCGCCAGGCCGGCTTCCTCTGCCTGTATCAGCCGGAGGCCCGGGTCTGGCACAAGATCAGTGCCAGCACTAGCGCGAGCTATAAAATCTACCACAAAGTGCTCGGCAATTTTCGGTTCTATCGCAAATATGCCCGCTGGTATCACTGGCTGACCATTCCCTTCGGCGTGGCCTGTGGTGCGTTGCATGAAATCCTTCGGCTGGCTCTCACCCGGCCCCGTCAGGCGGATGAACTGGCGGCTGCCCTGGCGCGCGGCTTCCGCGATGCGCTGTTGCGCCGGCAGGCATCCCCTTAAAACTTTTTTCCCAGCCCCTTCGTCCAATCCGGTGGACCAAAGCAGCGCTTGCCCGGGTCGGGCAGGAGCGCCTCACGCAGCAAAACGGCGGTTCTTATGACAGATGCGGACCTGATCGCCAGATTTGTCAAAGGTGATGTCAATGCCTTCAACACCCTGGTGTGGCGTTGGCAAAAGACAATCTACAATTTTGTGCTCCGGTACGTCGGCAACCGTGAGGAAGCGCATGACCTGACCCAGCAGGTGTTCATGCGCGTCCATCGCAGCCTGCCGCGGCTCAACAAGCCAGCCAGCTTTTCGACCTGGATTCATCAGATCGCCGCCAATCTCTGCCGGGATTGGATCAAGCAGCGCCGCCGGCGGCCGGCAGTCTCCCTGGAGAATTTGCAGGAAAACGGCGCGGCCGATCTGCACAAGCATCCGGCGCTCACCCTGTTTCCGGAAGCCAGCCAACATCCCGACCGCATCGTCAGCCGCAATCAACTGCGCGAACTCATCGAAAAAGCGCTGCAGGAAATTCCCGAGGAGCAACGCGTGGTGGTGATCATGAAGGAGTATCAAGGCCTGAAGTTCACTGAAATCGCCGAGGTCTTGGGCGCGCCGGTGAATACGGTCAAATCCCGGCTGTACTATGGCCTCTCCGCCCTGCGCAAAGTCCTGGCTCGTTGGCAACTTGATGATGAGGTGCTGCACTATGAGATGTGAGGATACCAAACTCGCGATGATGGACCTGCTCCACGACGAGATCGATGTCGAGAGCGGGCGGTTGCTTCGCACTCATCTCGCCCATTGCGAAGCCTGCCGCCGGGAATACGAAGAGCTCAGCCGGGCCAGCCTCGCCCTGCATGCCTGGCCGCCGGAGAACCCGCCGGCGGACTTGGTGTTCGTCCACCCGCGCACCAGTTGGCTGACTGCTCTGAAGCAGCTCATCCTGCCCGAAGGTGCGCCGCTGGCAGCGCGTCTGGCCGTGGGCTTCACCGGCGCCCTGGTCGCGGCCCTGGTGACCAGTGCGCTGCTCAATCTCGAGATCCGTTATCGTGACGGGGAATTCACTTGGCGCAGCAGCCTGACGCCGCACCGCACCGTGGAACTGACCGAACAGTTCAAGCAGGAAGTGACCGAGCAGTTGCGCCGGGAAAACCGTGAACTCGTTGCCCAGCTCGTGCAGGCGCATTATCAGGAACAACAGGCTGAGTTCGATCGCACCCTGGTCAGTCTGGCCACTGAATTCAACCGTCAGCGCCAGCAGGATATCCTCCTGCTCGGCCACGGCCTGGAAAAAATCGAACAAAACACCGCCCAACGTTTGCGCCAAACGGATCGCATCCTGGACCAACTGCTGCTGCGCGTGGGCAGTATTCCGCCCAGCCCTTGAGAAACCCGGTGGGGCTTGGCGCAAGGTGACAGAGACCGCGAAATTGCCGCGGCCGGCGAATCAATTGCCGCGCAAATGTCTGCCGGCAGATAAAGAAGTTTGTGCTGGATTTTCATCGTGAAGGGTGTGCAGAGGCACATGACAATTTCCCCGGGAGGAAACAGCACGAGGTTGAACGGCGACCGCCCGACGGAGCGGGTTGCAGCCCGGACTTGATGAGATTGAAACGAGTATGAGAGGGAAAAGACTGCTCTCCCTGCTGCTGCCAGCCGCGCTGGCGACCAGTCCCCCTGACGCTTTGCAGGCGCAAAAGCTGGTGCGCATGCCCGCCGGCCTGCAACGCGACATGGAGATCCTGGAGCTGGTGCTCGACCGTTTGCTGGAAGTGCAATCCGCGCAGGCCTTGCATTGGCGCGAACCCGTCACCCGGGCGACTTATTTGCCCGGCTTTGGCGTGCTCTTTAAAGTGCCGGCCCCCTCCGGCAATTTTGCCTTCTTCAAGTGGGAGCAAGAACACTCCGACTTTGCCGGGCAGCCGGAGTATTACAGCGCGCAGACCGGCACCCCGCGACAGAACAACCGTGCGGCAGCCGCGGCTGCCGATGAAGAGGCGCTGGTTGATTTTTTCACCGAGTGGGCGGATGCCCTCGAACAGTTGGGTGCGCAGGAGCAAATTGCGGTTTATCGCGAAGCCGGGCCGGCATGGTCCGTTTCCCTGCAATTGGGCGGAGAGCCCGTCCGGCAGTTCGAGAGCCGGCCCGGGGAGTTGCTGGCGCGGGTGCGCAAGCCGGATCTCGATGCCCTG
The window above is part of the candidate division KSB1 bacterium genome. Proteins encoded here:
- a CDS encoding DUF4292 domain-containing protein, whose protein sequence is MSPLRFPAGGTRRTGFTLLFGSLLLQGCAALSTSRKPAVSATAAEVYLQVVENYRRVKSFRGTGRLIIDTPGLQTHAPATVLVRKPDSMFIKLEAVFGIDVGFFFADGHRFETYSPLENTYFYGDLGGMQALLLFQMEITYDELMSSAVGTILPPFDSTFTMTPAEGAYRFDGRRGQWQVTYWVDGSRGAVTLAEQRDENGLYARQTFRSFRKVEGVWLPRLIQIDKPRLRERLTLFYDEVRLNRNLAQADFSMRVPASARRIRVTQPADDAAGQPDSKP
- a CDS encoding glycosyltransferase family 2 protein encodes the protein MNDSPETAEQPVPRRRRSSRHRRRQPKASQAGAAENSATAPPPPNSPAAGELQKKRPHRRELGREPAGKPTLSVVVPLYNEAPSLAELHERIAAALQELDLSAEIIFVDDGSTDGSFEVLQNLRRRDARVRVLQFRRNYGKSAALAAAFSRARGRFLITMDADLQDDPAEMKALLEKLETGYDLISGWKRRRYDSFIKRVTSKIFNRVTGSLTGLRIHDINCGLKAYRREVTQTIPVYGELHRYLAVLAHREGFRVGEIEVKHHPRKYGKSKFGPSRFTKGFLDLLTVLFLTRYTKRPLHLFGLAGIISFLLGFGVTAYLAVERLFWSVYLTNRPLLFLGILLMIIGVQMFSIGLLGEMITATSAPTTAYSIKAELGFSAERQ
- a CDS encoding glycosyltransferase family 2 protein, coding for MTASYHPDPQTSKPLVWIVIVNWNGKADTLNCLASLRRITYQPHLVLVIDNASTDGSVAAIREAFPEVRILANARNERYARANNQGIELALAAGAEFVLLLNNDTEVAPDFLDHLVLAALFRREVGMVGPKIYYHQQPQLIWFAGGKINWWSGRIYHLGLRQIDHASLAAPQAVDYLTGCALLVRRACVEKIGLLDEAYHMYAEDADWCQRARQAGFLCLYQPEARVWHKISASTSASYKIYHKVLGNFRFYRKYARWYHWLTIPFGVACGALHEILRLALTRPRQADELAAALARGFRDALLRRQASP
- a CDS encoding sigma-70 family RNA polymerase sigma factor codes for the protein MTDADLIARFVKGDVNAFNTLVWRWQKTIYNFVLRYVGNREEAHDLTQQVFMRVHRSLPRLNKPASFSTWIHQIAANLCRDWIKQRRRRPAVSLENLQENGAADLHKHPALTLFPEASQHPDRIVSRNQLRELIEKALQEIPEEQRVVVIMKEYQGLKFTEIAEVLGAPVNTVKSRLYYGLSALRKVLARWQLDDEVLHYEM
- a CDS encoding zf-HC2 domain-containing protein encodes the protein MRCEDTKLAMMDLLHDEIDVESGRLLRTHLAHCEACRREYEELSRASLALHAWPPENPPADLVFVHPRTSWLTALKQLILPEGAPLAARLAVGFTGALVAALVTSALLNLEIRYRDGEFTWRSSLTPHRTVELTEQFKQEVTEQLRRENRELVAQLVQAHYQEQQAEFDRTLVSLATEFNRQRQQDILLLGHGLEKIEQNTAQRLRQTDRILDQLLLRVGSIPPSP